Sequence from the Chanodichthys erythropterus isolate Z2021 chromosome 12, ASM2448905v1, whole genome shotgun sequence genome:
ACCACCATCAAGTTATCGTCAGAGCTGGGTAGATTACCAACTGATTCCcaattacatgacaaaaattgtagttagttacgtaatacattacattacacatttaaggtaatataatctgactactttttcATTATAGATAACTTTTGACCTAACTTTGACTTAACTCatttatcacattgatttgaataggataCGCATTGATAAATAGAGTTTTTGATATAAAACTTATTATTGACTTAACCCCTAAGATTTTACATTAATAAgctatttcaagtaaatataTTAAGTCAGTGAGGTTCAGCTGAAAAAAACGTTAGATAGAGGTATCCCTGCATGTAAGTATGAAATGACatgaatttgtacattttaatggatTTGAAAGACAAAAGACAGTAATACATAGTTAAATGATTCACTCTGTGGTAAGTTAAACAATAATGTGTTCGTTAGGAGTTGATTTAGATATGCAATGTTGAAATGCTGAGAAAATGTGATTTCTGCAAATCAAGTGATCAAATGCTGTGGGTCTCAGTTTTGAGAAGATGTCTAGTGACTGGTCTGTGTGTGCAATTACACAAACCTGGAAGACTTTCTGAAAGTATATAAGCAGgctttttttagaaagaaaattttaaaaaaaattgtagggagaatcaatgaattatgaataatttactgccattgtgAGGATAATATGTAACCATGTattcaataaaaaaagtaactttagTCTGATTacgagtattttaaaatgtaatataatctaaCTACAAGCACTTAATGTTTGGAATCTGATcacgtaatccagattacatgtaaatatgttgGTTCTGACCGAAAAAAGTTGTAGTCTTAGAAGTACAAAAaacattgcatttatttcaatcACTCTGCCAGCAGAACTTTCATGCCAGAAGACCTTGACTGTGCTAGCAATGGCTAATGGTGATTACACATCAGAAGTTTCAGGCAACCTTGGCCTGACCTGCTAAAGTCTAAAAGTGACGAATAATCCCACAAAATCcaattctgatagaaaatctATACAGAGCTGCAAACAAATTAAAGAAGCACAAAAAGATTCTGTGCACACCCAAGCTTTTCTCACAGGGCCTGACTATTAAGGAATCAATGATCATTGAGTGATAAATGTCTCAGAGGCCAGAATTAACTGAGCTGTGATGAATTAAATACTGAAATCTTTAGAAGTAAAACAACACAAAGTAATGTTGCATGAAACACTTTTGTTATCAAAACGtttaatgaatacattttacAGTAGAGACACATTTCTGGAACGACTGTACAGAGGCTATTAAATGTAAAGTCCATTGCACCATTAGGCCGCATGTCCAGAACACGGCATTAACCCTCAAAATAGGCATGCTAGGCAGTTCATGAGATCATTTCCTGTAGTATGGCTCTGACTTGGACTGGGTCAGTTCTGCCTTTAGTTTCTCTCTGAACTTCACCCATCAATTTGTTCAATACTTTCTTATTACCCCCTCTGATAATCTGAACCTGCaacaacaaaattaatttacaaaaattagtTTGCCAGTTATCAGGGTTGGCAACTAGTTAATAATAGAGTTATTCTGATAATCTGAagatgcaaaaataaaataatttgaagGAATAGTGTACAAATTATTCTTGGCAAGCAGTTCatcttttatacattttatatttgtactAGCTCAAAATAAAGACAAACTAATGTCTGGATTTACCTCCTCAGTATGACTGTCCACAACCCTCTGACAGATCTTTCGTAGCTCCTCTTTGTCATTTATCATCCACAAATTCTGCTCCTTCACTATCTGGCCCACTGTCTTCTCTGGAGCTTTCCACATCTCCTGGAAAACCTGTGCTCACCACGTACAAACAAAACAGGCCAGTGGTTTACAGAGAACATCACATAACATGACTTGAACATCTGTCAATTAGCCAAATTAAGGATTTTTCCCCATTTGTTTTTCTCTCTTACTTGTTTGGCAGTCGAGGAAGAAATGTGACCCGATTCCACAAGATTGATCAGCTCAGCAAGAGCACATGGAGAGATGGGACTAAGAAAGAAAGGGAGAGATTAGTTAGAAAGAACAGAGAGAGATGTGAGAAAAAATATCTCTGTGAGCAAGAATTAGAAATATTATGACCCAGCCCAGGAGAACTCATTACTGGATTGGTTAAACATGGCTTCTTTCTGTGTGTTCACACAATTTAGCCCTACTCATACACTAGTGAGTTCAAGAAAACAAGAGATGATCATTGAGGCAGTTTCTGATCACTGAGCTGGAGTCCCAGAAAAACACTCCCGTATATACATCCCTAGGCACGGAGTGAACGCAGCCtccattatttattatttactgaCTGGAAACAATATTGGTGAGAAGGAATAAAACAAACAGACTGGAAATAAGCCCCCGGCGTGTACACACAAGTCACACTTCCTCTCTCCCAATTTCTTGGAATTatttattctaatttattttcCAATGTGTTGGATCTATCAAAGCTATTGAATGATTGTTCACAGTGCTGGCTCACCTCTGAGAGACTTTCAGATTCTGAATATTCAGATTTCCCATCAGCTCATTCATCACCCAGCCAATCACCTTCCTCGGTTCTGCCTTGGTCATCTGAACAACACTCTCAAAGTAGTCCATAAGCCCGTCCTCATTCTGAAATTGAATAGTTATTATATAATTTGAgtcttttaaatgaataagtatctgtgaaaaaagtaaaaaagtataACAAATGATAAGATTAACCCAAAACTATGGAAGCCTGTTTCCAACTCACAAGATTGTGAACAAAACCATACAGCAATtatgcaattgtgagaaattttaagaaatcaagtcacattgtgaaatatgaatTGACAATTATcaaataaagttgcaattatgagaaataaagtcacaattgtgagacataaagaCGAATTAGAAGTCGCAGTTGTGAGATAGAAGTTACAAGGAATACTGTTGCAATTATGAAAAATAGTCACAATTGTTAGAAATCAAGACAATTATGAGAAGTTGTGATTAAAACTATTCaaagttaaaacaaataaagatattacGAGGAATAAAGTTACTATTCCAAGAAATAGTAGTAACTGTTAGATGAATTCAGAATTATAAGAAATATTTGGCATTGTGAGATCACATTTACAAGAAATACTTGCAATTACGAggaataaagtcacaattatgagaaatgcTCACAATtgtaagattatatatatatatatatatataaatatatatatagatatatatatagattatatatatatatatatataaatagttgCAATTATAAGATAGATGCAGTTAAAAAAGTTGCAAATACTAAGAAAAAAGTTGTAATTAGATGAAATAGTTgccattgtgagatataaattcacaattaaaAGGAATAATTATGCAATTGTGAGAAttacaattgtgagatatgaaggtATGATTCACTATTTGAAGAAATAATATGTGTATGCACGTGATGTCACCGTCAGCAGCTGAGTGGCAGACAAGAAACATCTACAATGGGAAATGGTTGTGTGATTAACTGTAGAtttgacaagaatatttttacaGGCTGCCAAAGGATACAGAAAAGAGAAGCAAATGGATTGCTGcgattcacagaaacaactagACTTGTACAATTTGCAGTTATCAGTGTGTCATAATGTTGAATTTTGGGTTAAATTCATACCATATACGATATACCATGATATACCATaccattttaataattatatattgtaCTGACAACTCATcagttaaatatttaccatcttatattcttcataattttacagtttttgtcagtttattaaaaaacatccaaattttagggctggacaatatggtGATACATAGAACACTGATATAAGTGATCACCCAGATTTAGACCTttctataatttatttatatataaagcgTTCAGAAGcaaatttgctttatgtatttcccagAGTCAAAACCAGGCACATTAAGCACGATACCTGGGCCTGTATGTCAACATCCATGGATCACTTGTTCTTTAGTAAATTGTAAGGAACACTATCAAGTCCATCTGCCTTTAACTTAAACTGATAATAGTATGTTTTACTCGCATTTtcccagtcatgcagcaggctcttttgccactcagtgcaGCCAAGGAGGGCGTGTTCCTGCGGGAAAGTGACAtcaatgcataccctctattgcaACTGTGAGATTTTAAATCATAGTGCTTACAACTGGACAATGTTAAAAATACAATTGgaattaattcaattaaaagGATCAGAGTGCCTGATGGGAAATGTGTGCCATAAAACAAGCATGCATAGCTAGCATTTAGACTTTCTCACCACCAGCGTGAAGCTGTGCTCCCGCAGAATGCCGTACGTCTCCACAAGCCTCATTCTCCTCACAGACGGCAGCTCTGGCAACTGGGTACTCAGCCTGTCAATCACCACAGCCTGGGTGGGGTCAACACCAGCAGGCACTGAAGCTTCACTCTCATAAACAAACAGTGGCGGCAAGTTGGGCTCTGGCATGAACCTGAGAGATAAAGCGAGAGAATGTATGTACATACAACACAACAGAAGGCGTGATTCAAGCAGGTCATGTGTGGAAACACAAGAGCGTGTTCTTATCAGGTGCACAGATAAGCCAGCGTTTGTTGTGTTCAGACGGCGTGTGTCATCTCAAGGCCTAATCTCTAGCCCTCTCTGTCTGTCACACACTCCTCTTCAACCTAAACCAGCCACACATGTCCAGCAGTCCATCAGAGGCAAGGGAGGCTGAGCcccctttaaaaatgtattaataattaatttaacgATTGATGTGATAAAACTAACTCCTGTTTTGATCAATTTACAAATAAGCATAACTcacatgcatatattttttcCTGCGTCGTACTGTAGCTGAGGAGAGTACTGATCGTTGCTTGAATGTCAGCGGACACGTCTCAGATTAATAAAATGACCAAATCAGAATGGATATATTCACATTACACATTTGTTTCTCAAAAAAATGCGGCTGAAAAGGCAAAACTGAAAACAGAGAAATTACTTCTTTCTGCATAGCTAACCAATCATTAATACTGTATGATTCGGTAACATGttttgcaagtttttgaaagacgactgcatttatttcataatacaGTACAATGATAATACaatgaaaaaacagtaatactacaatgaaatattacaatttaaaataactgttttcaattaTATAAACtcttttgaatatatatatatatatatatatatatatatatatatacagtcaaaccaaaaattattcagatatttttgatatattttaacaagtgggtgcaggacactaaaGCTCATTTATGTAAGCGATGATAACAAAAtcaagtaaactgtgacatattattattaaaaattctccatacagtggactagcagtaaaattgataaaaatttggaaccaaaaattattcagacactttgatctgaccatgttttgcttaagtatctgacataattaagattgaGATCTGAGatctctgagatcttgtcatattttattatcatttttttaaactatagtgaataaactgtaataatgaattaaatgttcaaggtgtctgaataaattttggtttgactgtatatatagatatatgtatatatatttaaagttatATGTGTGTAGATGGAAAGTGGCTTTCCAATCATTTATAAAGGTTCTGCTCACGGTCTGTAGATGGCACTGCATGATTTGCTCCATTTCTTTACTACTTTCACCCACTCTTCCCTCCCTCCTCATTTATGTGGATCTACAGCCGCATTATCACAGCACAGGTGATGCATCTTCAGTCCTTCATACAAACACTTGTCACTTGTCTTCCTGTCCTCTTCCTCCTCTATTTTGTCCCCCCGATCACACTCTTTCCCTCCATGGCACCATATTCATTTTTATCCATCTCCATGCTACTCCCTTGTTGTCTAAAAGTTGTCAGTATTTTCTGCTGCTTTCCTTTCCTTTCACCTATTTTCCTTTTATCCTTTTATCCTGAACTATCTCCCCTTTACTTCATCACTCTTTCCAGTGTCCTCTCCTGTTTTTCTTTATCTATCCTCCCTGTAGCACTCCACAGGATGGAGCAGATTTCACTTCCCTGCAGGGTTCATTGGAAGGTTATACTCACCTGTAGTCCTGTAGGCCTTCCTTATCCCTCATTGGAATTGTGTTACtggcaagagagagagagagagagagagatgtaaataaataagttatatagcttaaaaaaaaacttacaagcAAAGTATGTTCTGATGGAAGGTTCTTACAGGAATTTAGAATTTACATGTACAGTCAGCTGGTCATTATTACCATGCAGGAGTTGTGGTGTGCTCATAATTAGCGTACTTACTAGATGATAACCAGGACTTAATAGCGACACTATTAATGTGTAATTTAATTTCAGTAATCAACAGACAAAACCGCAATAAAACAAGTAACAGTCGTTATACAAATGCCTTTTTAATAAACTTCTTATGTTTATTTAACTTATTACCTACCATTTTAAGTGATTATACATTATAAATCAACATTGAGTGATTATGACTTCACAAGTTCTGTTTTATAATAACTATGATAATTATTTTACCTTTGTTCTTTGTCAGTTACAAATTCTACTGATAGCTTTGTCAATGAAGTGACAATAGTAaacaattttaacaatttatCAAACAATTTTTTGCATGAATttgaataaatgtgaatttttttaatacatttttacatgtatatatatatatatatatattgtagtaatatatatatatatatatatatatatatatatatatatatatatatatatatatatatatatatatatacacacacacacacacagagaggttCCCTTTTTCGTTAATTAAAACTTTTTGGGTTATGTGTTATGTTGCTTTTGTATCAACCTGATGGGCTTTATTTAGATATAACAACCAGCTCATTGTACATTATCCAATAAATTGCATGGCTACTAACCAAATAAAACATGAATGGATCCTAAATTTTGTTGAAATTATGTGAGAAGAGACCAAAAGTCAATTATAGTTTTGTGGCCATTATACAAAGATATTTGACTGCTGCGATTGACCAATTAGAATAAAGTATACCAGAAGGTTGTGTACTAAGCACTTATAGATTGGTGGTTTGTGCTAGCAGAGCAGATCATATCCAAGAGCAGGAGGACACAGCTGTGAGATGAGACTTGTATTTCATGGGCAGATGCTCACAATAATACTGCTCTGTCATCTGTGGAGAGCATGAGttagtgtatgtgtgtctgGTGCTGCCATGTGTACAAGTCAACACATGACAGAACTACTGAGGTCAAATGACCACATTCATCTTTTGTCACAGATGGACAGGAAAAAGACCAAGGGAAAAGTATGCTGCCTATGACTAAACGCAATATTTCCTGAATCACTATTTGCCAGTGCTGCACAATCTACAGAGccacaacaaaagaaaacagttTGCAGTTTAAATTGAACATAAAAAACTGTGTATCACAAAATAATGCCAAGACAACATGTCTGTCTATTGTGTTGTCTTCACTGgctgcacacacaaaaaacagcGTGACAAATGTAGcctgattcacaaacaaatgaacgTTATTAGTTTTAAtaagtacaaacccgattccaaaaaagttgggacactgtacaaattgtgaataaaaaaggaatgcaataatttacaaatctcataaacttatattttattcacaatagaatatagataacatatcaaatgttgaaagtgagacattttgaaatgtcatgccaaatattggctcattttggatttcatgagagctacacattccaaggtagcaataagaggccggaaaagttaaatgtacatataaggaacagctggaggaccaatttgcaacttattaggtcaattggcaacatgattgggtataaaaagagcctctcagagtggcagtgtctctcagaagtcaagatgggcagaagaTCACCAATTCTCCCAATGCtgcagcgaaaaatagtggagcaatatcagaaaggagtttctcagagaaaaattgcaaagagtttgaagttatcatcatctacagtgcataatatcatccaaatatatcatccaaagattcagagaatctggaacaatctctgtgcgtaagggtcaaggccggaaaaccatactggatgcccgtgatctttgggtccttagacggcactgcatcacatacaggaatgctactgtaatggaaatcacaacatgggctcaggaatacttccggaaaacattgtcggtgaacacaatccaccgtgccattcaacgttgccggctaaaactctattgGTCAAAAAAGAAACCATATCTAAatatgatccagaagcgcaggcgttttctctgggccaaggctcatttaaaatgaactgtggcaaagtggaaaactgttctgtggtcagacgaatcaaaatttgaagttctttttggaaaactgggacaccatgtcatccagactaaagaagacaaggacaacccaagttgttatcagtgctcagttcagaagcctgcatctctgatggtatggggttgcatgagtgtgtgtggcatgggcagcttacaaatctggaaaggcaccatcaatgctgaaaggtatatccaagttctagaacaacattatgatcccatccagacgtcgtctctttcagggaagaccttgcattttccaacatgacaatgccagaccacatactgcatcaattacaacatcatggctacgtagaagaaggatccgggtactgaaatggtcagcctgcagtccagatctttcacccatagaaaacatttggcgcatcataaagaggaagatgcgacaaagaagacctaagacagttgagcaactagaagcctgttttagacaagaatgggacaacattcctattcctaaacttgagcatcttgtctcctcagtccccagacgtttgcagactgttataaaaagaagaagggatgccacacagtggtaaacatggccttgtcccaacttttttgagatgtgttgatgccatgaaatttaaaatcaacttatttttcccttaaaatgatacattttctcagtttaaacgtttgatatgtcatctatcttgtattctgaataaaatattgaaatttgaaacttccacatcattgcattctgtttttattcacaatttgtacagtgtcccaacttttttggaatcgggtttgtatgaTGGATCCTTTGAAGAACTCACTGAATCAATCACAGTGGTTCTTGAGTTGCACAATCGTTcaaaattatatgttttataatatgttttaaaatataatgtattcctTTGATGTCAAAGCTGACGTTTAGCAGCTTAGTAGTCTTCAGTGTCTCATCAtccttcaaaaatgtaaaaatcattgctgatttggtgctcaagaaatatttctaattattatcacAGTTGTgcttgtgctgcttaatattttttttatattttaatatttgcaaCAGATactatttacaccatgtaaaagtattagtactttgcaataagagtaaattgtaattagatgctatctatactttatattggcagatactatttgcacctcagtatttttgtacattaacaggatgcaataatatcatagagtgtaaatgattatatttattaaaattattaaatggatgctgccttattgggagaataaaatcCCTCCCTACACCTTTCCCTAACCCTacacaataaacattttaatattattaaacatttgttcGCATTCTATTTATCACTGAggttttcataatatttttatcatataataactatgtaaaaaaaaaatgtacagtcAATTTTGATGCATCCTaggaataaaagtattattttcttaaaaaaatcttactgaccctgaACTTTCAAACGGTGTACTTACTGAACCACAAGTCTTGACTTTAAGTGATGTCCAGCTCGAATCAAAGCAATAACTTGTGAAACAATAATTAGCAGCATTATGATTGGTTGTTTTTTTGGCATTGTATTATGTTCTTATATGGTTGGTTTGAACCGTTTAAGAGTTACCTTTCCACCCTTTTGACTGAGCACCATCCAACGAGATCACTTTGGTGGTCTAATGAGAGACTCCTGTCTATCCCTAAATCAAGGTTAAAATTTCAGGGCCTTTTCTGTAGTTAGCCCTAGACTCTGGAATGATTTGCCCATTTCTATTAGACTGGCTTCATCTTCATCTGTTTTTAAATCTAagttaaaaacatttgtttgaCAAAGCATATAATACATGTTGAAGCACCCTtacattgtattttattgttatattataaCGCTGAAGCACTAATTCTAGTCTATTTTATCTGTATGTGTTTTAttgcttaatatattttttttgttttttgttttttttactttttgtgtttttctgtgtttttagcTATTGTAAAGCACATTGGACAGTGTAGGTTGTATTCaattgtgctatataaataaactgcCATTACCATTAGAAAATGGGCTTCTCTgttgcaaaaacaaaattctGACAGAAACACTGACTAAACCTGAAGTAGAAGCTCAATGTGTTCAATGTGTGTGATCAGCCATGAGACGCTAAACATTTAATCCAACATGAATAATTTTAAGTGGCTGTGGGTTTAAAATGCAATAAGAAACCAATATAGAATCTGAGACTCAAACCATGTAAAACAAAGCTCGTCTAATTGCATTGCTCTGTTCCAGTTGATATCACAAGAGAATGCAGTGCTTGTAGAAATCTGCCTGTTCTGGGCCCCCTTACCCAGATTTGCTGTCAAATGCTCGGGTCTCATTAAGAACCGTCCCACCGCTCTGTAGAACCTCCATCTGTCTCTGGATCTCGTAGTCTATGGAACATGTATCAAGAGAGGTCCAATCAAACTCTAACCACAACCTTCTGCCAACAAAAGACCCTAAAGTACTTTTGAGATGGCTGCACATCAGCATTTTTCCTCATGACTGCTTAAACGAGCTTTCGGGGGAAATTGCAGTAGTGTAGAAAACCACTGGTAGTCCTTTAGTTTTAAGCCAATGTGCAGTATTAAACAAGTATAATAGCTGTCTTTTCAAGACATCAAATCAAAACGTATTACATATTAATTGCAAAACTTTCTCTCGGGGAACAGTGTAAAATGGGGTTTAAAAGAATCTTGTCACATTCAGCGATTAAATATTTTCCCGTTTTCAATGTTTATTCTTTCTTTCATTGACACTACTATTTAATCTTCTCGTCCTTGACAGGCATGTTTATGTGTGTCTTCAGCATTCATTTTCTTGGATCAAATCAGTCAGATTTCCTGGTTTCAAACACACAActttgtgattgtgtgtgtgtgttaatgcgGCAGAGATGATGGCTTCTGCAGCCTTTATTCAGCGGTGCACAACTTGACAGAGCATTTAACACGAGACAGAGACGGAGTGAGGTGAAAATGCTTATTCTTCGTGTTTCTTATCTGGAGTTTGCAGTCTGACTTTCAGCTCTGGCATaattacacacatacactcaaCTGATGCTGGGCTAAATGTGACAACCATACAAGAAAAGTGATTTCCAGTTATTACTAAAGTgctttgcgtgtgtgtgtgaatacgAGTGCAGCATGATTAAAAGATTTCTGAAACCCACTGGCTAAAAgtctatttcattccctcgacaCGTCTTGCTGTACTGAGGAGCGGCAAAGAGATTTTACTGTACACTTGTGTTTAAATCAGAAAAACCCTCTCCAAACCAACAGGCAGATCTTGATATCCATAAAATTCTCTCTCATTATCAGTTAGACATATCCTTACCTATGGCTTTGGCCAGGTGCCTTACACTGTTGATGTTTTTGACCTCTGTCCTCACTCCCAAAGGCTCTCCAGGTCGATGCACGGACACATTGGCATCAACCCTAAGCTGCCCCTCTGTGAGAGAAAAGAAAGAGGGATCTGATGTGAATCACTCTAAACAGTCATTACAATTCAACCATCCACAGCTCTCAAAACCCTGCTTAACAAACAGTgcatacatttgaatttgaatgatTTATTTGCATGAAATACTGTATTCTGGAGTGCACCGTTGAATAGTCTGCAACAGATAAACAATTTGCTGTATTTTGCTTCAGGGGTTTTTGATTAAACAAGAGCTATTGAATTTTTCATCACAGGAAGACAATAGGTTGATTGAGCGGTGACACGTTAAGAAGGGTTGAGGAATAGGTCAGTTATTTTCTCATTTGAATTTGTGTCTCCTAgacaaacattacattttatcaATGTTCCTTAATGTTCTTAAAGTGTGCAACTGAAACTGTGACTAAGATACATCTCAGTGCATTCAAAGCACAAATACTAGTGAAGCTGGAAAGGGGGAAAAGTGTTTACACATTGGTTGGAAAATGGGGGGTGGTATCTACAGTTCTTTTATGCTTATATATCCAACCTGATAATATGTGTTACAATGCCAAGACATCATATATATGTGTGCCTTTTCAGTTTTAgagattctttttttctttagatttgtaaaaaacataattttgtgaaaattacaatatacagtgctgcttgaaagtttgtgaaccccttgcagtatctgtgaaaatgtgaataattttaacaaaataagagggatcatacaatattcatgttattttttatttagcactatcctaagtaagatattttacattttttttttttgtacatatggtccacaggacaaaaaaaatagctgaatttataaaaacgaCCTGCTCAAAAGTTTTtgaacccttgattcttaatactgtgtgtggttacctggatgatctacgactgtttttttgttttgtgatggttgtatgattttgagatctgacTTTTCACACAGAGGACAACTAAGgaactcaaacacaactattacaaaaggttcaaacatttacttatgctccagaaggaaacacgatgcattaagagccgggggttgaaaactttttgaatttgaagatcaaggaatattgtacttaatttgtcttctggcAAACATTTAAGTGTCTACTGTTGCTTccaaagggcagtactaaatgtaaaaaaaagaaaagaaaagataattaaacaaaataagaaaaattgggacatctttatcctgttcaaaagttttcacccctgactcttaatgcatcgtgtttccttctggagcatcaatGAATGTCTGAACCTTttgtaatagttgtgtttgagtccctcaattgtcctcagtgtaaaaagatggatctcaaaatcatacagtcactgctggaaaga
This genomic interval carries:
- the gatb gene encoding glutamyl-tRNA(Gln) amidotransferase subunit B, mitochondrial translates to MAASSSGYSRMLFSLRKYTNKSRSLYHIDTFSFVIRTIWTSRSKNQLKAKVQTKSLPQMVGVVGLEIHAQIQSTSKLFSGSYVRFLAPPNSLVSHFDASLPGTLPVLNRRCVEAAVLTGLALNCTINRKSLFDRKHYFYADMPAGYQITQQRLPIAVDGTLVYSHFEGHRRNQVVTKSVKIKQIQLEQDSGKSLHDIERSQTLIDLNRAGVGLMELVMEPEMCCGEEAAAAVRELQLILQALGTCQGNMAEGQLRVDANVSVHRPGEPLGVRTEVKNINSVRHLAKAIDYEIQRQMEVLQSGGTVLNETRAFDSKSGNTIPMRDKEGLQDYRFMPEPNLPPLFVYESEASVPAGVDPTQAVVIDRLSTQLPELPSVRRMRLVETYGILREHSFTLVNEDGLMDYFESVVQMTKAEPRKVIGWVMNELMGNLNIQNLKVSQSPISPCALAELINLVESGHISSSTAKQVFQEMWKAPEKTVGQIVKEQNLWMINDKEELRKICQRVVDSHTEEVQIIRGGNKKVLNKLMGEVQRETKGRTDPVQVRAILQEMIS